A portion of the Tautonia marina genome contains these proteins:
- a CDS encoding YciE/YciF ferroxidase family protein, producing the protein MGLFSTKELNSMEDLLCDQLGDLYDAEQRLTKALPKMAGAATDPQLKAGFEHHLKETKGQVRRLEEAFKLLGKDPKAVTCDAIKGLISEGDEVIKASGDPEIKDAALIAAAQRVEHYEIAGYGCARNFALRNGSNSVATLLQETLDEEKATDQKLTDMAESSINVKAAH; encoded by the coding sequence ATGGGACTGTTTTCAACCAAGGAATTGAACTCGATGGAAGACCTGCTGTGCGATCAGCTCGGTGATCTGTACGACGCTGAGCAACGCCTGACCAAGGCGCTTCCGAAGATGGCCGGCGCGGCGACCGATCCGCAGCTCAAGGCGGGATTCGAGCATCATTTGAAGGAAACCAAGGGGCAGGTCCGGCGTCTGGAAGAGGCGTTCAAACTGCTCGGCAAGGACCCGAAGGCCGTCACCTGCGACGCGATCAAAGGGTTGATCTCGGAGGGGGACGAGGTGATCAAGGCATCGGGCGACCCGGAGATCAAGGATGCGGCCCTGATCGCGGCGGCGCAGCGCGTCGAGCATTACGAGATCGCCGGCTACGGCTGTGCCCGCAACTTTGCCCTTCGCAACGGCAGCAACTCGGTGGCAACGCTGCTCCAGGAAACGCTGGACGAGGAGAAAGCGACCGATCAGAAGCTGACCGACATGGCCGAATCGTCGATCAATGTCAAGGCCGCCCATTGA
- a CDS encoding group I truncated hemoglobin, with amino-acid sequence MGDEPTLYERIGGAETLSRVIDDFYGRVTRDPDLSPFFRKTSMDKLRSMQHEFLGAALDGPQQYTGLSLAHVHSGLGITVHHFNRFTQHLLETLRDMGVAEKDIEQVISRINLHVHDIVGGTIATD; translated from the coding sequence ATGGGCGATGAGCCAACCCTGTATGAGCGGATCGGCGGCGCGGAGACCCTGAGCCGAGTGATCGACGACTTCTACGGTCGCGTAACCCGAGACCCGGACCTGAGCCCGTTCTTCCGCAAGACCTCGATGGACAAGCTCCGGAGCATGCAGCACGAATTCCTCGGTGCCGCGCTTGATGGGCCTCAGCAATACACCGGCCTTTCGCTCGCTCATGTTCACTCCGGCCTGGGCATTACCGTCCATCACTTCAACCGCTTCACCCAGCACCTGCTCGAAACCCTCCGCGACATGGGGGTTGCGGAGAAGGACATCGAACAGGTCATCTCTCGCATCAATCTCCACGTTCACGACATCGTGGGCGGGACCATCGCCACCGACTAA
- a CDS encoding all3515 family Zur-repressed PEP-CTERM protein has translation MNARHFIAASLVSLFLLAVEARAEQIGYYVARDANPTSGANPNPNFGRLTLLYNHGDHFHSIGRFGGGPNLLPEANRGRLTLFAGTGDMEGRFVSKRYDDGSPAAEYSDLRIGSIRNLSGFDPGSPEDILLTSSNYRWVSGPEHPIEDRRLSLEGSLLALEVLSLSSGLNASIGNQVASSVGDILELGPGDSFLAHLNFFTDLGIGGLQDLSASFRLVDLSTGGTPIGGSGEFFYHMATVPEPSTIVMLGIGLAGALAVGWRRRRTSPVA, from the coding sequence GTGAATGCTCGACACTTTATTGCGGCGAGCCTCGTCTCTCTCTTCCTCCTGGCCGTCGAGGCCCGGGCCGAGCAGATCGGCTACTACGTCGCCCGCGACGCCAACCCGACGAGCGGCGCGAATCCGAACCCGAACTTCGGCCGGCTCACCCTGCTGTACAATCACGGCGACCATTTCCACAGCATCGGCCGATTCGGCGGGGGGCCGAACCTACTCCCCGAGGCGAACCGCGGGAGACTGACCCTCTTCGCGGGGACCGGCGACATGGAGGGCCGATTCGTCAGCAAGCGTTACGACGACGGATCGCCGGCGGCCGAGTACAGCGACCTCCGCATCGGCTCCATCCGCAACCTGAGCGGGTTCGATCCCGGCTCACCGGAAGACATCCTCCTCACCAGCAGCAATTACCGCTGGGTGAGCGGCCCCGAACACCCCATCGAGGACCGTCGACTCTCGCTCGAGGGCTCCCTTCTAGCGCTCGAGGTGCTCTCCCTCTCCTCGGGTCTGAACGCTTCCATTGGGAACCAGGTCGCGTCGAGCGTGGGAGACATCCTCGAACTCGGGCCCGGGGACTCGTTCCTCGCGCATCTCAACTTCTTCACCGATCTCGGGATCGGTGGCCTGCAGGATCTCTCGGCCTCCTTCAGGCTGGTCGACCTGTCCACCGGCGGGACTCCGATCGGCGGTTCGGGCGAGTTCTTCTATCACATGGCGACCGTCCCCGAGCCGAGCACCATCGTCATGCTTGGCATCGGTCTCGCCGGGGCCCTCGCCGTCGGCTGGAGACGTCGCCGAACGTCCCCGGTCGCCTGA
- a CDS encoding peptidoglycan recognition protein family protein, which translates to MDARWQRLRTSRLTRLMVFGLAVGMVTMVGCRHRRSSYRPTFLNSEPVLVEPAPSSATVIPTDPTPYEYEFDAAPPSSVPPAYEDTYGPYVSPPAGPGPANEPELNLSPLEEDQAPLPQPSKGSTIPSEVGEPPQVLPPQTRNESGRTATRVSARSELRSKVQAMADDPLDLVQPARADRPWRYIVVHHSASASGGYAQIDREHRERAGLDGCSYHFIIGNGTESQDGMIEVTRRWSDQKPGAHCRDAKHPSVNEYGIGICLVGDLEATGPTPKQIEAARTLVAYLQERYAIPGDRVGSHGMFSATPTVCPGAHFPDEAIFGRPSLAAAR; encoded by the coding sequence ATGGACGCGCGATGGCAGAGGCTCCGAACGAGTCGCCTGACCCGTCTGATGGTGTTCGGTCTGGCGGTTGGAATGGTCACGATGGTCGGCTGCCGACATCGCCGATCAAGCTATCGGCCCACGTTTCTCAATTCCGAGCCCGTGCTGGTCGAACCGGCCCCGTCGTCGGCCACAGTGATTCCCACCGACCCGACGCCCTATGAGTATGAATTCGACGCGGCTCCGCCGTCGTCGGTCCCCCCGGCGTACGAAGATACGTACGGGCCGTATGTTTCTCCCCCGGCCGGTCCCGGCCCGGCAAACGAACCGGAACTGAACCTCAGCCCGCTGGAGGAGGATCAGGCCCCGTTGCCACAACCGAGCAAGGGGTCAACCATCCCGTCGGAGGTGGGGGAACCGCCGCAGGTCTTGCCGCCGCAGACCCGGAATGAGTCGGGTCGGACCGCGACGCGTGTGAGCGCGCGGTCCGAGTTGCGATCGAAGGTGCAGGCGATGGCCGATGATCCGCTCGACCTGGTGCAACCGGCTCGGGCCGATCGGCCGTGGCGATATATCGTGGTGCATCACAGCGCCTCGGCCTCTGGAGGCTACGCTCAGATCGACAGGGAGCACCGGGAGCGGGCCGGACTCGACGGGTGCAGTTATCATTTCATCATCGGCAATGGCACCGAGAGCCAGGACGGGATGATTGAGGTTACCCGGCGCTGGTCGGATCAGAAGCCGGGCGCGCATTGCCGAGATGCCAAGCACCCAAGCGTCAACGAGTACGGCATCGGCATCTGCCTGGTCGGCGACCTTGAAGCGACCGGACCAACCCCGAAGCAGATCGAGGCCGCCCGGACGCTCGTTGCCTATCTGCAAGAACGCTACGCGATTCCCGGCGATCGCGTGGGGAGCCACGGGATGTTCTCGGCGACGCCGACGGTCTGTCCTGGTGCCCATTTCCCGGACGAAGCGATTTTCGGCCGACCGAGCCTCGCGGCGGCGCGTTGA
- the leuS gene encoding leucine--tRNA ligase, whose product MPAYHPQRIETKWQAFWDAHETFRVADLVPDQPKLYILDMFPYPSGAGLHVGHPEGYTATDILCRFKRMRGFNVLHPMGWDAFGLPAEQYAIQTGTHPRITTQKNIDTFRRQIKALGFSYDWSREVDTTDPDYYKWTQWIFLQLYDTWYDPDFSWTDPEGRSRVGKGRPIAELPLPDGCADPDAYRDSKRLAYRAEVPVNWCPALGTVLANEEVIDGKSERGNHPVVRMPLKQWMLRITAYGDRLIEDLDIVDWPRAIKDMQRNWVGRSEGAEVDFKIKRGGDFDNWRQARLSSGWPESAPDDVIRVYTTRPDTLFGATYMVLAPEHPLVDRLTTPQQADAVAQYRQQAAAKSDLDRTDLAKTKTGVFTGGFAVNPANGEPVPVWIADYVLMGYGTGAIMAVPAHDERDMEFAKVFNLPISPVVMPPDEWLYQNAPKGSTNLIADIKTSYLSDPGAFCRFDQAYSGNGEAVNSRNPEITLDGKGTETAKATITRWLESVGLGRKTINYKLRDWLFSRQRYWGEPFPILLDRDERPRPVPEADLPVRLPEMDDFKPSTSGKPEPPLAKATDWVNYSDAYLRETNTMPQWAGSCWYYLRYIDPKNSDRPWDPEKERYWMPVDLYVGGAEHAVLHLLYSRFWHKVLFDRGLVSTAEPFQRLVNQGMILGETEYTAFQDESGRTFSTSVVSEIDGGHVAQDGDTLRPVVPIKLPEDRVTKKGDSFVLADDDSIRVDARAHKMSKSRGNVINPDEVIADYGADSLRLYEMFMGPLEATKPWSMKGVEGVYRFLGRAWRMIVDDKSDDIQLASQVQDVPLDPEAAKVVARTVSGVTDDLEAMRFNTAISKLMEFVNVFTSRDVRPKAAMETFTLLLAPMAPHLGEELWQILGHDQTLSYEPWPTFDPALLVDNEVEIPVQINGKIKARLVVPVQADKDALESLARADARIASLLEGKTIRKAIVVPGKLVNFVVSGG is encoded by the coding sequence ATGCCGGCCTACCACCCCCAGCGCATTGAGACGAAGTGGCAAGCCTTCTGGGACGCGCACGAAACGTTCCGCGTCGCCGACCTCGTCCCCGATCAGCCGAAGCTCTACATCCTCGACATGTTCCCCTACCCCTCCGGCGCCGGCTTGCACGTCGGCCATCCCGAGGGGTACACCGCCACCGACATCCTCTGCCGCTTCAAGCGCATGCGAGGCTTCAACGTCCTGCACCCCATGGGCTGGGACGCCTTCGGCCTGCCCGCCGAGCAGTACGCCATCCAGACCGGCACCCACCCCCGCATTACCACCCAGAAAAATATCGACACCTTCCGACGCCAGATCAAGGCTCTCGGCTTCTCCTACGACTGGTCCCGAGAGGTCGATACCACCGACCCCGACTACTACAAGTGGACCCAGTGGATCTTCCTCCAGCTTTACGACACCTGGTACGACCCCGACTTCTCCTGGACCGACCCCGAAGGCCGCTCCCGCGTCGGCAAGGGACGCCCCATCGCCGAGCTTCCCCTCCCCGACGGTTGCGCCGACCCTGATGCCTACCGCGATTCCAAACGCCTCGCCTACCGCGCCGAGGTTCCCGTCAACTGGTGCCCCGCCCTTGGCACCGTGCTTGCCAATGAAGAGGTCATCGACGGCAAGTCCGAGCGCGGCAATCACCCCGTCGTCCGCATGCCGCTGAAGCAGTGGATGCTTCGCATTACCGCCTATGGCGACCGACTCATCGAGGATCTCGACATCGTCGATTGGCCCCGCGCCATCAAGGACATGCAGCGCAACTGGGTCGGCCGTTCCGAGGGGGCCGAGGTCGACTTCAAGATCAAGCGCGGCGGCGACTTCGACAACTGGCGGCAGGCCCGACTGTCCTCGGGATGGCCCGAATCCGCCCCCGACGACGTGATCCGCGTCTATACGACCCGCCCCGACACCCTCTTCGGCGCGACCTACATGGTCCTCGCCCCCGAGCACCCGCTCGTCGATCGCCTCACCACCCCCCAGCAAGCCGACGCCGTCGCCCAGTACCGTCAGCAGGCCGCCGCCAAGAGCGACCTCGACCGCACCGACCTGGCCAAGACCAAGACCGGCGTCTTCACCGGCGGCTTCGCCGTCAACCCCGCCAACGGCGAGCCCGTGCCCGTCTGGATTGCGGATTATGTCTTGATGGGCTACGGCACCGGCGCCATCATGGCCGTTCCGGCCCACGACGAACGCGATATGGAATTCGCTAAAGTCTTCAACTTGCCAATTAGTCCGGTAGTCATGCCGCCCGACGAATGGCTCTACCAGAACGCCCCTAAAGGCTCTACAAATCTCATTGCAGACATAAAAACGTCTTATTTGAGTGATCCTGGGGCCTTCTGCAGATTTGACCAGGCTTATTCCGGGAATGGAGAGGCCGTTAACTCCAGGAATCCCGAGATCACCCTCGACGGCAAGGGGACCGAGACCGCCAAGGCCACCATAACCCGCTGGCTCGAATCGGTCGGCCTCGGTCGTAAAACCATCAACTACAAGCTCCGCGACTGGCTCTTCAGCCGACAGCGCTACTGGGGAGAACCGTTCCCCATCCTCCTCGACCGCGACGAGCGCCCCCGCCCCGTCCCCGAGGCCGATCTCCCCGTCCGCCTCCCTGAGATGGACGACTTCAAGCCGTCCACCAGCGGCAAGCCCGAGCCCCCCCTCGCTAAGGCAACCGACTGGGTGAACTATTCCGACGCCTATCTCCGCGAAACCAACACCATGCCCCAGTGGGCCGGGTCGTGCTGGTACTACCTCCGCTACATCGACCCGAAGAATTCCGATCGCCCCTGGGACCCCGAGAAAGAGCGCTACTGGATGCCTGTCGATCTCTACGTCGGCGGCGCCGAGCACGCGGTCCTGCACCTGCTCTACTCCCGCTTCTGGCACAAGGTCCTGTTCGATCGCGGCCTCGTTTCCACCGCCGAGCCGTTTCAGCGCCTCGTCAACCAGGGAATGATCCTCGGCGAGACCGAGTACACCGCCTTTCAGGACGAATCCGGCCGGACGTTCTCGACGTCGGTCGTTTCCGAGATCGACGGCGGCCACGTTGCCCAGGACGGCGACACCCTTCGCCCCGTCGTTCCCATCAAGCTGCCAGAGGACCGCGTCACCAAAAAGGGAGACAGCTTCGTTCTCGCCGATGACGATTCCATCCGCGTCGATGCCCGCGCCCACAAGATGTCTAAGAGCCGCGGCAACGTCATCAACCCCGACGAGGTCATCGCCGACTACGGCGCCGACAGCCTCCGACTCTATGAAATGTTCATGGGTCCGCTTGAAGCCACCAAGCCCTGGAGCATGAAGGGGGTCGAGGGCGTTTACCGCTTCCTCGGCCGCGCCTGGCGGATGATCGTCGATGACAAATCCGACGACATCCAGCTCGCCTCTCAGGTCCAGGACGTGCCGCTCGACCCCGAGGCTGCGAAAGTCGTCGCCCGCACCGTTTCCGGCGTGACCGACGACCTCGAAGCCATGCGCTTCAACACCGCCATCAGCAAGCTCATGGAGTTTGTCAACGTCTTCACCAGCCGCGACGTTCGCCCGAAGGCCGCGATGGAGACGTTCACCCTTTTGCTCGCTCCGATGGCCCCTCATCTCGGCGAGGAACTCTGGCAGATCCTCGGCCACGACCAGACGCTCTCCTACGAGCCCTGGCCCACCTTCGACCCCGCCTTGCTCGTCGACAACGAGGTTGAGATCCCCGTCCAGATCAACGGCAAGATCAAGGCCCGCCTCGTCGTCCCCGTCCAGGCCGACAAGGACGCCCTCGAATCCCTCGCCCGCGCTGACGCTCGGATCGCCTCCCTCCTCGAAGGCAAGACGATCCGCAAGGCTATCGTCGTTCCCGGCAAGCTCGTCAACTTCGTCGTCTCCGGCGGTTGA
- a CDS encoding GDP-mannose 4,6-dehydratase, giving the protein MNYLVTGGAGFIGSHLCERLLDDGHSVLALDDLSTGRFANVAHLEGRPGFELRVASVTEPEVVERCITECQAVFHLASAVGVRLVVDEPVKTIETIVNGTDVILRCCARYRRPMLLTSTSEVYGKSERIPFREDDDVVLGPSTTRRWAYAGAKMLDEFLALAHWHEARLPVVVARLFNTVGPRQTGRYGMVIPRFMAQGIAGEPLTVYGTGRQTRCFAHVKDVVEALVQLIHHPEARGQVFNVGNDEEVSILGLAERIRDLTGGRSEIRTIPYDEAYTSGFEDMVRRVPSLEKIQRLIGYTPTRNLGQILADVRAEAERPRGPIE; this is encoded by the coding sequence ATGAACTATCTGGTCACCGGCGGCGCCGGCTTTATCGGCAGCCACCTTTGCGAGCGATTGCTCGATGATGGTCATTCCGTGCTGGCGCTGGACGACCTGAGCACCGGGCGGTTTGCCAACGTGGCGCATCTGGAAGGGCGTCCGGGGTTCGAGCTACGGGTGGCGAGCGTTACCGAGCCGGAGGTGGTCGAGCGTTGCATCACCGAGTGTCAGGCGGTGTTTCACCTGGCCAGCGCCGTCGGGGTGCGGCTGGTGGTGGACGAGCCGGTGAAGACGATCGAAACGATTGTCAATGGGACCGATGTGATCTTGCGGTGCTGCGCGCGGTATCGGCGGCCGATGCTGTTGACCTCGACGAGCGAGGTATACGGCAAGAGTGAGCGGATCCCGTTCCGAGAAGATGATGACGTGGTGCTCGGCCCGAGTACGACCCGCCGCTGGGCCTATGCCGGGGCGAAGATGCTCGACGAGTTTCTGGCCCTGGCCCACTGGCACGAGGCGCGGTTGCCGGTGGTGGTGGCAAGGCTGTTCAACACGGTCGGGCCGCGGCAGACCGGCCGGTACGGGATGGTGATTCCTCGGTTCATGGCGCAGGGGATTGCAGGCGAACCGCTGACGGTTTACGGCACCGGCCGGCAGACGCGGTGTTTCGCCCACGTGAAGGACGTGGTCGAGGCCCTGGTGCAGTTGATCCATCACCCCGAGGCTCGGGGGCAGGTGTTCAACGTCGGCAATGATGAGGAAGTGTCGATTCTCGGGTTAGCCGAGCGCATCCGAGACCTGACCGGCGGCCGGAGCGAGATTCGGACGATTCCTTATGACGAGGCGTACACGTCTGGCTTTGAGGACATGGTGCGCCGGGTGCCGAGCCTGGAGAAGATCCAGCGGTTGATCGGCTATACCCCGACCCGGAACCTGGGGCAAATTCTGGCGGATGTGCGGGCCGAGGCGGAACGGCCGAGGGGGCCGATCGAGTAG
- a CDS encoding HNH endonuclease, whose amino-acid sequence MSAAVLDRPTLVLNRNWQPVNVASVSRALVMLWNESARVVDPDDFRLYDWADWARLKPRDDEPFIQAVTFRMRVPEVVTLSHYDRYRESTVTFSRRNIFKRDHSTCQYCGSRPGSSELTIDHVLPRAQGGVSSWENCVLACVACNSRKANRTPEQAQMKLRKKPFRPEWRPLYAYSTMRIESWSRFVSEAYWNVALDEGE is encoded by the coding sequence ATGAGCGCCGCTGTCCTTGATCGCCCGACCCTGGTCCTGAACCGGAACTGGCAACCGGTGAATGTGGCCTCAGTGTCTCGGGCGTTGGTGATGCTGTGGAACGAGTCGGCCCGCGTCGTCGACCCCGACGATTTCCGACTCTACGACTGGGCCGACTGGGCCCGGTTGAAACCTCGGGACGACGAGCCGTTCATCCAGGCCGTGACGTTCCGCATGCGCGTGCCGGAGGTTGTGACGCTGTCGCATTACGACCGGTATCGCGAGTCGACCGTGACCTTCAGCCGACGCAACATTTTCAAGCGCGATCACTCGACCTGCCAGTACTGCGGATCACGGCCGGGGTCGTCGGAACTGACGATCGACCACGTGTTGCCGAGGGCGCAGGGGGGTGTTTCGTCCTGGGAAAATTGCGTACTGGCCTGCGTGGCCTGCAATTCTCGCAAGGCCAACCGCACGCCCGAGCAGGCACAGATGAAGCTCCGCAAGAAGCCGTTCCGGCCCGAGTGGAGACCGCTGTACGCCTATTCGACGATGCGGATTGAAAGCTGGTCACGCTTCGTGAGCGAGGCGTACTGGAACGTGGCCCTCGACGAGGGGGAATGA
- a CDS encoding competence/damage-inducible protein A — translation MHAELLMIGSELISGAKLDTNGQWLCDRLASLGIPVRFSTLLGDDLDDNVAAFALAISRSDLVVTSGGLGPTQDDLTREALARAAGVGLVQDDQALGMIEALFARRNREMPDRNRIQALIPEGSSILPNPIGTAPGIWMKTGIAHVACLPGVPRELKAMFDEELAPRLRAVGLAGRVIVNRVINLFGLGESDVEAQAPDLTARGRIPEVGITASDATISFRIRAEGADEAEALALMQPTIDAIYERFGDLIVGEGSDDVAEAVVSLLQSQGKTLAVAESCTGGLIAHRLTRIPGVSPVFPGGIVSYANEAKTSLLDVPADLIDSVGAVSAEVAEAMALGVRRRFGADLGLSVTGVAGPTGGSPDKPVGLVYVGLSLDDHTLHRRLSLGPEQPRPVIQSRSAKHALNFARLGLLGKTP, via the coding sequence ATGCATGCCGAACTCCTGATGATCGGAAGCGAGCTGATCAGCGGCGCGAAGCTCGACACCAACGGCCAGTGGCTCTGCGACCGCCTTGCCTCGCTCGGCATTCCCGTCCGGTTCTCGACCCTGCTGGGAGACGACCTCGACGACAACGTCGCCGCCTTCGCCCTGGCCATCTCCCGATCCGATCTGGTCGTGACCAGCGGCGGCCTCGGCCCGACCCAGGACGACCTGACCCGCGAGGCTCTCGCCCGAGCCGCCGGCGTCGGCCTCGTTCAGGATGACCAGGCCCTCGGCATGATCGAGGCCCTCTTTGCCCGCCGCAACCGCGAGATGCCCGACCGCAACCGCATCCAGGCCCTCATCCCCGAAGGCTCCTCGATCCTCCCGAACCCGATCGGCACCGCCCCCGGCATCTGGATGAAGACCGGCATCGCCCACGTCGCCTGCCTTCCCGGCGTCCCCCGAGAGCTGAAGGCGATGTTCGATGAGGAACTCGCCCCCCGCCTCCGCGCCGTCGGCCTGGCCGGTCGGGTGATCGTCAACCGCGTGATCAACCTGTTCGGCCTCGGCGAATCCGACGTCGAGGCCCAGGCCCCCGACCTCACCGCCCGCGGCCGCATCCCCGAGGTCGGCATCACCGCCTCCGACGCCACCATCAGCTTCCGAATCCGCGCCGAGGGGGCCGACGAGGCCGAGGCCCTCGCCCTCATGCAGCCCACCATCGACGCCATCTACGAGCGCTTCGGCGACCTTATCGTCGGCGAAGGCTCCGACGACGTGGCCGAGGCCGTTGTTTCACTCCTGCAATCCCAGGGCAAGACCCTCGCCGTCGCCGAGTCCTGCACCGGTGGCCTCATCGCGCACCGCCTGACCCGTATCCCCGGCGTCAGCCCCGTCTTTCCCGGCGGCATCGTCTCCTACGCCAACGAGGCCAAGACCTCCCTGCTCGACGTCCCCGCCGATCTGATCGACTCCGTCGGCGCCGTCAGTGCCGAGGTGGCCGAGGCGATGGCCCTCGGCGTCCGCCGCCGCTTCGGAGCCGACCTCGGCCTCTCCGTCACCGGCGTCGCCGGCCCCACCGGCGGCTCCCCCGACAAGCCCGTCGGTCTCGTCTACGTCGGCCTCTCCCTCGACGACCACACCCTCCACCGCCGCCTCTCCCTCGGCCCCGAGCAGCCCCGCCCCGTCATCCAGAGCCGCTCCGCCAAGCACGCCCTCAACTTCGCCCGCCTCGGCCTCCTCGGGAAAACACCCTGA